From one Conexibacter woesei Iso977N genomic stretch:
- a CDS encoding PfkB family carbohydrate kinase has product MAGARVVVVGSINVDMVVAAERLPGPGETVAGGTLTRSGGGKGANQAVAAARAGGDVALVGAVGDDDLGAGALAELAAEGIDVSAVARLGDGVPTGVALIVVDAAGDNQIAVASGANHALDPDAVRAAVARSGAHAVLTGFELPDAVVLAAAEAASAMDVPLIVNPAPARALPDGLAAHHPILTPNEHEATALTGEPDPDAAAHALAARTNAPVVVTLGARGALLHDGGQTTVLPAPPVEAVDTTGAGDVFSGVLTLALAEDAPLRDAVARAIDAAAASVTTRGARGDHSSGGASAA; this is encoded by the coding sequence ATGGCGGGCGCGCGCGTGGTGGTCGTGGGGTCGATCAACGTGGACATGGTCGTCGCGGCCGAGCGGCTGCCCGGGCCCGGCGAGACCGTGGCCGGCGGGACGCTGACGCGCAGCGGCGGCGGCAAGGGCGCCAACCAGGCGGTCGCGGCCGCCCGCGCGGGCGGCGACGTGGCGCTGGTCGGCGCGGTCGGCGACGACGACCTCGGCGCGGGCGCGCTGGCCGAGCTGGCCGCGGAGGGCATCGACGTCAGCGCGGTCGCGCGGCTCGGCGACGGTGTCCCGACCGGCGTCGCGCTGATCGTCGTCGACGCAGCGGGCGACAACCAGATCGCCGTCGCCTCCGGCGCCAACCACGCGCTCGACCCGGACGCCGTGCGCGCAGCGGTGGCCAGGAGCGGCGCGCACGCGGTCCTGACCGGCTTCGAGCTGCCGGACGCGGTCGTGCTCGCAGCGGCCGAGGCGGCGAGCGCCATGGACGTCCCGCTGATCGTCAACCCCGCGCCCGCCCGCGCGCTCCCCGACGGCCTCGCGGCCCACCACCCGATCCTGACGCCCAACGAGCACGAGGCGACCGCGCTGACCGGCGAGCCTGACCCGGACGCCGCAGCGCACGCGCTCGCCGCGCGGACGAACGCGCCAGTCGTCGTGACGCTCGGCGCCCGCGGGGCGCTGCTGCACGACGGCGGCCAGACCACCGTCCTCCCCGCGCCGCCCGTCGAGGCGGTCGATACGACCGGCGCCGGCGACGTCTTCAGCGGCGTCCTCACGCTCGCCCTCGCGGAGGACGCGCCGCTGCGCGACGCGGTGGCGCGCGCGATCGACGCCGCCGCGGCGTCGGTGACCACGCGCGGCGCGCGCGGCGATCACTCGTCCGGCGGCGCCTCCGCGGCGTAG
- a CDS encoding sulfate/molybdate ABC transporter ATP-binding protein, whose product MAALDLDITSRLRDFTVDVGLCAEREVVALVGPSGAGKTTVLRAVAGLHRPDAGRVRCGDAVWFARGERGDGGAVDLPPERRSVGYVPQHHALFPHLTVTRNVAFSGATEDAVTSLLTRFGIAHLSGERPARLSGGERQRVALARALGRQPQVLLLDEPLAALDAHTRRVVRDELAQELRALAIPTLLVTHDFADATALADRVAVIVEGTLRQLATPGELVEHPADRFVVALTGGSVVRAREGASGLVVDGDGPVDVAVYPWEVDVRPGPGPAGALEGTVRSAALEAGRLRVRVGDWTGEAVSLEGLEPGRPAHGVPRRLHRLGAAPGQ is encoded by the coding sequence ATGGCGGCGCTCGACCTGGACATCACCAGCCGGCTTCGCGACTTCACGGTCGACGTAGGCCTCTGCGCGGAGCGCGAGGTCGTCGCGCTCGTCGGGCCGTCGGGCGCGGGCAAGACGACCGTGCTGCGCGCGGTCGCCGGGCTGCACCGGCCCGACGCCGGGCGGGTGCGCTGCGGCGACGCGGTCTGGTTCGCTCGCGGCGAGCGCGGCGACGGCGGCGCCGTCGACCTCCCGCCGGAGCGGCGCTCGGTCGGCTACGTCCCGCAGCACCACGCGCTGTTCCCGCACCTCACGGTCACGCGCAACGTCGCGTTCTCGGGCGCGACGGAGGACGCGGTCACGTCGTTGCTGACGCGCTTCGGGATCGCGCACCTGTCCGGCGAGCGGCCCGCGCGCCTCAGCGGCGGCGAGCGCCAGCGCGTCGCGCTGGCGCGTGCGCTCGGCCGCCAGCCGCAGGTGCTGCTGCTCGACGAGCCGCTGGCGGCGCTGGACGCGCACACGCGGCGCGTCGTCCGCGACGAGCTGGCGCAGGAGCTGCGCGCGCTGGCGATCCCGACGCTGCTGGTCACGCACGACTTCGCCGACGCAACCGCGCTGGCCGACCGCGTGGCGGTGATCGTGGAGGGCACGCTGCGCCAGCTCGCCACGCCGGGCGAGCTGGTCGAGCATCCCGCCGACCGCTTCGTCGTGGCGCTCACCGGCGGGAGCGTGGTCCGGGCGCGCGAGGGCGCGTCGGGACTCGTTGTTGATGGTGACGGTCCGGTCGACGTCGCGGTCTACCCGTGGGAGGTCGACGTCCGGCCCGGTCCGGGACCGGCGGGCGCGCTGGAGGGCACCGTGCGGTCGGCCGCGCTCGAGGCCGGGCGCCTGCGCGTGCGCGTCGGCGACTGGACGGGCGAGGCCGTGAGCCTGGAGGGGCTGGAGCCGGGACGCCCGGCGCACGGCGTGCCGCGGCGGCTGCACCGCCTCGGCGCGGCGCCAGGTCAGTAG
- a CDS encoding ABC transporter permease yields the protein MIGRAWTALAVGIVVAFLAIPLVALFVQAPLSDLPSLLREQVVQDAIWVTLKTNLAANLLVVGIGTPAAWFLATRRFPGRALILTLCELPLVLPPAVAGIALLSAYAQGGLFGDALDSIGVVLPFGPWAVVLAVAFVASPFYLRQAIATFEAVDGDLTDVARTLGASRTATFWRVVLPLAAGGLAAGWVLAFARGVGEFGATIIFAGNVQGKTTTLTLAVYQELDSSIDVALAMGVLLVALSAGVLVSYKLLGAWRRSTWTSPAGFATSRST from the coding sequence ATGATCGGCCGCGCCTGGACGGCACTGGCGGTCGGGATCGTCGTCGCCTTCCTGGCGATCCCGCTCGTCGCGCTGTTCGTCCAGGCGCCGCTGAGCGACCTCCCGTCGCTGCTGCGCGAGCAGGTCGTGCAGGACGCGATCTGGGTCACGCTCAAGACCAACCTCGCCGCGAACCTGCTCGTCGTCGGGATCGGGACGCCGGCCGCGTGGTTCCTGGCGACGCGGCGCTTCCCCGGCCGCGCGCTGATCCTCACGCTGTGCGAGCTGCCGCTGGTCCTGCCGCCCGCGGTCGCGGGGATCGCGCTGCTCTCCGCCTACGCCCAGGGCGGGCTGTTCGGCGACGCGCTCGACAGCATCGGCGTCGTGCTGCCGTTCGGCCCGTGGGCGGTCGTCCTGGCCGTCGCGTTCGTCGCCTCGCCGTTCTACCTGCGCCAGGCGATCGCGACGTTCGAGGCGGTCGACGGGGACCTGACCGACGTGGCCCGGACGCTCGGCGCGTCGCGCACCGCGACGTTCTGGCGCGTGGTGCTGCCGCTCGCCGCCGGCGGGCTGGCGGCGGGCTGGGTCCTGGCCTTCGCCCGCGGCGTCGGCGAGTTCGGGGCGACGATCATCTTCGCCGGCAACGTGCAAGGCAAGACCACCACCTTGACGCTGGCCGTCTACCAGGAGCTCGACAGCAGCATCGACGTCGCGCTGGCGATGGGCGTCCTGCTGGTGGCGCTGAGCGCCGGGGTGCTGGTTTCGTACAAGCTGCTGGGCGCATGGCGGCGCTCGACCTGGACATCACCAGCCGGCTTCGCGACTTCACGGTCGACGTAG
- a CDS encoding ferritin-like domain-containing protein: MYRQILGTRVSRRQLLGAGAAAAAVATLGAPQARAALAPATPVGDDLGFLAFGAVAEGVLSAYFDAALALRGAWTPTERNRLTQARAHHRASVDRLNAALGPDNAVTPGDFERVVKLGSRAGALKVGRELETLVAGTYLGGVAATVDYGSALLLGRLLAQASSENTMLATWAGESLPGLVAPIDLDAAGLKLDTYIKDPNS, from the coding sequence ATGTATAGGCAAATCCTAGGTACTCGCGTCTCGCGACGTCAGCTGCTCGGCGCGGGCGCCGCCGCCGCGGCCGTCGCCACGCTGGGCGCGCCGCAGGCCAGGGCCGCGCTCGCGCCCGCCACGCCGGTCGGCGACGACCTCGGCTTCCTCGCCTTCGGCGCCGTCGCCGAGGGCGTCCTGTCGGCCTACTTCGACGCCGCCCTCGCGCTCAGGGGCGCGTGGACGCCGACCGAGCGCAACCGGCTCACGCAGGCCCGCGCCCACCACCGCGCGAGCGTCGACCGCCTCAACGCCGCGCTCGGCCCCGACAACGCGGTCACGCCCGGCGACTTCGAGCGCGTCGTCAAGCTCGGCTCGCGCGCCGGTGCCCTCAAGGTCGGGCGCGAGCTCGAGACGCTCGTCGCCGGGACCTACCTCGGCGGCGTCGCCGCGACCGTGGACTACGGCAGCGCCCTTCTCCTCGGCCGTCTGCTCGCGCAGGCCAGCAGCGAGAACACCATGTTGGCGACCTGGGCGGGCGAGTCCCTCCCGGGGCTGGTCGCGCCGATCGACCTCGACGCCGCCGGCCTCAAGCTCGACACCTACATCAAGGACCCCAACTCGTGA
- a CDS encoding NAD(+) synthase yields the protein MTFRSLYNHGFARVAACTGPIALADPAANARALADHVRALHDDGVAVAVFPELGLVGYSIDDLLMQTTVLDAAEAAIAQLAAETAELLPLIVVGAPLRHRNRIYNCAVVLHRGAVLGVAPKSYLPNYREFYERRQVAPGDDLRGQTITINNAQVPFGPDLLFAATDIPHLVVHAEVCEDMWVPVPPSAEAALAGATVLLNLSGSPITVARAEDRKLLARSASSRCLAAYAYAAAGEGESSTDLAWDGQTMVYENGDLLAETERFPQGRRASVADVDLDRLHQDRLRMGTFDDNRRTHAARVDAFRTITYTSDPPVGKDLGLRRVVERFPFVPADPQRLALDCYEAYNIQVAGLVQRLGAIGGPKVVIGVSGGLDSTHALIVAAQAMERAGRPRTDILAYTLPGFATSDETKANAHTLMDALGVTKAELDIRPTAELMLQEMEHPYAAGERGEGVYDVTFENVQAGLRTDYLFRLANQHGGIVLGTGDLSELALGWATYGVGDQMSHYNVNGGVPKTLIQHLLRWVIASRQFDDAVGDVLQRILETEISPELVPGEVLQSTQSKVGPYALQDFNLYHVLRYGFPPSKIGFLAWHAWRDVHGGAAWPPGFPESDHVEYDLPEIRRWLELFCRRFFAFAQFKRSALPNGPKVVAGGSLSPRGDWRAPSDGNANVWLAELDRFGADAWAASGD from the coding sequence ATGACGTTCCGCTCGCTCTACAACCACGGCTTCGCGCGCGTCGCGGCGTGCACCGGCCCGATCGCGCTCGCCGATCCGGCCGCCAACGCGCGCGCCCTGGCGGACCACGTCCGTGCGCTGCACGACGACGGCGTGGCGGTCGCCGTGTTCCCGGAGCTGGGCCTGGTCGGCTACTCGATCGACGACCTGCTGATGCAGACGACCGTCCTCGACGCGGCCGAGGCCGCGATCGCCCAGCTGGCGGCCGAGACCGCCGAGCTGCTGCCGCTGATCGTCGTCGGCGCGCCGCTGCGCCACCGCAACCGCATCTACAACTGCGCGGTCGTCCTGCACCGCGGCGCGGTCCTCGGCGTCGCGCCGAAGTCCTACCTGCCGAACTACCGCGAGTTCTACGAGCGCCGCCAGGTCGCCCCGGGCGACGACCTCCGCGGGCAGACGATCACCATCAACAACGCGCAGGTCCCCTTCGGCCCGGACCTCCTCTTCGCCGCGACCGACATCCCGCACCTCGTCGTCCACGCCGAGGTCTGCGAGGACATGTGGGTCCCGGTTCCGCCGTCGGCCGAGGCCGCGCTGGCCGGCGCGACCGTCCTGCTCAACCTCTCCGGCAGCCCGATCACCGTCGCGCGCGCCGAGGACCGCAAGCTGCTCGCGCGCTCGGCGTCCTCGCGCTGCCTCGCGGCCTACGCCTACGCCGCGGCCGGCGAGGGCGAGTCCTCGACCGACCTGGCCTGGGACGGTCAGACCATGGTGTATGAGAACGGCGACCTGCTGGCGGAGACCGAGCGCTTCCCGCAGGGCCGCCGCGCGTCGGTCGCCGACGTCGACCTCGACCGCCTCCACCAGGACCGCCTGCGGATGGGGACGTTCGACGACAACCGCCGCACGCACGCGGCGCGCGTGGACGCGTTCCGGACCATCACCTACACCTCGGACCCGCCCGTTGGCAAGGACCTTGGGTTGCGCCGCGTCGTCGAGCGCTTCCCGTTCGTCCCGGCCGACCCCCAGCGGCTCGCGCTGGACTGCTACGAGGCCTACAACATCCAGGTCGCCGGGCTGGTCCAGCGCCTGGGCGCGATCGGCGGCCCGAAGGTCGTCATCGGCGTCAGCGGTGGGCTGGACTCGACCCACGCGCTGATCGTCGCCGCGCAGGCGATGGAGCGCGCCGGCCGGCCGCGGACCGACATCCTGGCCTACACGCTGCCGGGCTTCGCGACGTCCGACGAGACGAAGGCCAACGCCCACACCTTGATGGACGCGCTCGGCGTCACCAAGGCCGAGCTCGACATCCGCCCCACCGCCGAGCTGATGTTGCAGGAGATGGAGCACCCGTACGCGGCGGGCGAGCGCGGCGAGGGCGTCTACGACGTCACGTTCGAGAACGTCCAGGCGGGGCTGCGCACCGACTACCTGTTCCGCCTCGCCAACCAGCACGGCGGGATCGTGCTCGGCACCGGCGACCTGTCGGAGCTGGCGCTCGGCTGGGCGACGTACGGCGTCGGCGACCAGATGTCGCACTACAACGTCAACGGCGGCGTCCCCAAGACGCTGATCCAGCACCTGCTGCGCTGGGTGATCGCGTCGCGCCAGTTCGACGACGCGGTCGGCGACGTGCTGCAGAGGATCCTGGAGACCGAGATCAGCCCCGAGCTGGTCCCGGGCGAGGTCCTGCAGTCCACGCAGTCGAAGGTCGGCCCGTACGCGCTGCAGGACTTCAACCTGTACCACGTGCTCCGCTACGGCTTCCCGCCGTCGAAGATCGGCTTCCTGGCCTGGCACGCGTGGCGCGACGTGCACGGCGGCGCGGCGTGGCCGCCCGGCTTCCCCGAGAGCGACCACGTCGAGTACGACCTGCCGGAGATCCGGCGCTGGCTGGAGCTCTTCTGCCGCCGCTTCTTCGCGTTCGCGCAGTTCAAGCGATCGGCGCTGCCGAACGGCCCGAAGGTCGTGGCGGGCGGCTCGCTGTCGCCGCGCGGCGACTGGCGCGCGCCGTCCGACGGCAACGCGAACGTCTGGCTGGCCGAGCTGGACCGCTTCGGCGCCGACGCCTGGGCGGCGTCCGGCGACTAG
- a CDS encoding NAD(P)/FAD-dependent oxidoreductase, whose product MPQRHVLILGAGFAGLELATRLSEIAPDTTRVTLIDRNAAFFFGFSKLEVMLGRQTADEIQIPYNKIAKANVTFRQETVTAIDPETRRVTTDANVYDDVDHLVVAMGADYDFDATPGLAEGGHEYYTLAGAERLRDALADFAGGRVLLSILGQPFKCPPAPFEGSFMLDNLFTERGTRDGVSLITTFPMRGPVPVTGEVSQMFKDGLAARDVEVHPETLVTHIDPDTKVAHTKDGREIPYDLFIAIPIHRAPEPLAASGLAPNGWIPVDQDDLHTAFDRVYALGDVCTGPRTVPKAGIFAESAALVVADDIVADIEGSAKPAPYEGSGVCYAEFGGGLVGKVEVSFLRGDAPEAQRHEPALEFLEEKREFGAVRVARWFS is encoded by the coding sequence ATGCCCCAGCGCCACGTGCTCATCCTCGGCGCCGGCTTCGCCGGCCTCGAGCTCGCCACCCGCCTCTCCGAGATCGCGCCCGACACCACCCGCGTGACGCTGATCGACCGCAACGCCGCGTTCTTCTTCGGCTTCTCCAAGTTGGAGGTGATGCTCGGCCGCCAGACCGCGGACGAGATCCAGATCCCCTACAACAAGATCGCCAAGGCCAACGTCACGTTCCGCCAGGAGACCGTGACGGCGATCGACCCGGAGACGCGGCGCGTCACGACCGACGCCAACGTCTACGACGACGTCGACCACCTCGTCGTCGCGATGGGCGCCGACTACGACTTCGACGCCACGCCCGGCCTCGCCGAGGGCGGGCACGAGTACTACACCTTGGCCGGCGCCGAGCGCCTGCGCGACGCGCTGGCGGACTTCGCGGGCGGCCGCGTCCTGCTCTCGATCCTCGGCCAGCCGTTCAAGTGCCCGCCCGCGCCGTTCGAGGGCTCGTTCATGTTGGACAACCTGTTCACCGAGCGCGGCACCCGCGACGGCGTGTCGCTGATCACGACGTTCCCGATGAGGGGCCCGGTGCCCGTCACCGGCGAGGTCTCGCAGATGTTCAAGGACGGCCTCGCCGCCCGCGACGTCGAGGTCCACCCCGAGACGCTCGTCACGCACATCGACCCGGACACCAAGGTCGCGCACACCAAGGACGGCCGGGAGATCCCGTACGACCTGTTCATCGCGATCCCGATCCACCGCGCGCCGGAGCCGCTGGCCGCGTCCGGCCTGGCGCCCAACGGCTGGATCCCGGTCGACCAGGACGACCTCCACACCGCCTTCGACAGGGTGTACGCCTTGGGCGACGTCTGCACCGGCCCGCGCACGGTCCCGAAGGCGGGGATCTTCGCCGAGTCCGCCGCGCTGGTCGTCGCCGACGACATCGTCGCCGACATCGAGGGCAGCGCGAAGCCCGCGCCCTACGAGGGCTCCGGCGTCTGCTACGCCGAGTTCGGCGGCGGCCTCGTCGGCAAGGTCGAGGTCAGCTTCCTGCGCGGGGACGCGCCCGAGGCCCAGCGCCACGAGCCGGCCCTCGAGTTCCTGGAGGAGAAGCGCGAGTTCGGCGCGGTCCGCGTCGCGCGCTGGTTCAGCTAG
- the modA gene encoding molybdate ABC transporter substrate-binding protein, translating into MKRLLPIAATAAALLAVPTTASALNVYAATSLTNVMPEIKRDARYSFGGSNTLQLQIERGAPADLFLSAEPNEAQALYREGRCERPVTFATNRLVLIVRKGDPKGIGSIYGLRRGGLNLSIGNASVPIGDYTRRLLRRLRLSSALTTNKVSQQSNVGQVLSQVAFGAADAGFVYTTDARTQTDRVTPLFVPKWAQPAVRYQGCVVKRDGSDSAGAQALLNDIRSGRGRGLLKRFGFGLPPKA; encoded by the coding sequence GTGAAGCGCCTCCTCCCCATCGCGGCGACCGCCGCGGCGCTGCTCGCCGTGCCGACGACCGCCAGCGCCCTCAACGTCTACGCCGCCACGTCGCTGACCAACGTCATGCCGGAGATCAAGCGCGACGCCAGGTACTCGTTCGGCGGCTCCAACACGCTGCAGCTCCAGATCGAGCGCGGCGCGCCCGCCGACCTGTTCCTGTCGGCCGAGCCCAACGAGGCCCAAGCCCTGTACCGCGAAGGGCGCTGCGAGCGCCCGGTGACGTTCGCCACCAACAGGCTCGTCCTGATCGTGCGCAAGGGCGACCCCAAGGGCATCGGGTCGATCTACGGCCTGCGCAGGGGCGGCCTGAACCTCTCGATCGGCAACGCGTCGGTCCCGATCGGCGACTACACGCGCCGCCTCCTGCGCCGCCTGCGGCTCTCCAGCGCGTTGACCACCAACAAGGTCTCCCAGCAGTCCAACGTCGGCCAGGTCCTGTCGCAGGTCGCGTTCGGCGCCGCCGACGCCGGCTTCGTCTACACGACCGACGCCAGGACGCAGACCGACCGCGTCACGCCGCTGTTCGTGCCCAAGTGGGCGCAGCCCGCGGTGCGCTACCAGGGCTGCGTCGTCAAGCGCGACGGCTCCGACAGCGCGGGCGCGCAGGCGCTGCTGAACGACATCCGGAGCGGGCGCGGCCGCGGCCTGCTCAAGCGCTTCGGCTTCGGGCTCCCGCCCAAGGCATGA
- a CDS encoding nucleoside deaminase gives MSDEFEDGRWLAEAVALAVGNVEAGGGPFGALVVRDGAIVATGVNQVTTTNDPTAHAEVVAIRAACRELDDFRLSGCVLVSSCEPCPLCLAAALWARVDRVVYAADRHDAARGGFDDRAFYELFATPREQWPMGVDGVPVGERDAPFDAWRAKPDRVDY, from the coding sequence ATGAGCGACGAGTTCGAGGACGGGCGCTGGCTGGCCGAGGCGGTCGCGCTGGCGGTCGGGAACGTCGAGGCGGGCGGTGGGCCGTTCGGCGCGCTGGTCGTCCGCGACGGCGCGATCGTCGCGACCGGCGTCAACCAGGTGACGACGACCAACGACCCGACCGCGCACGCGGAGGTCGTCGCGATCCGGGCGGCGTGCCGTGAGCTGGACGACTTCAGGTTGAGCGGCTGCGTGCTGGTGTCGTCCTGCGAGCCGTGCCCGCTGTGCCTGGCCGCGGCGCTGTGGGCGCGCGTCGACCGCGTCGTCTACGCGGCCGACCGCCACGACGCGGCCCGCGGCGGCTTCGACGACCGCGCGTTCTACGAGCTCTTCGCGACGCCGCGCGAGCAGTGGCCGATGGGCGTCGACGGCGTCCCGGTCGGCGAGCGCGACGCGCCGTTCGACGCCTGGCGGGCCAAGCCCGACCGCGTCGACTACTGA